In the Tribolium castaneum strain GA2 chromosome 1, icTriCast1.1, whole genome shotgun sequence genome, one interval contains:
- the LOC658612 gene encoding paramyosin isoform X1, producing the protein MMSGVIEDDRKKFKEHVKEMEQTVQTLENNLKESNQNEKELMLSVQNDQIKYQGISNQLKEALKENQQLINILQQKTNDQDTSRTNSQVDLSSSCSTMSIVHLQYKYEELLTNHHGLLKLLDIKSEEIKKVHEENVRLKTEIEQLRQNLLETEENLENLESKFYRMKEKKNEKINKLKAHKETLQMVHNQLVNVLDNQCMEKDSVMSDEIKNCRDSEKALLLQEIRKNNMLAYENFQLNQQVELLQSVLRAQKKNAK; encoded by the exons atgatgTCAGGTGTAATTGAAGAT GatcgtaaaaaatttaaagaacaCGTTAAAGAGATGGAACAGACTGTTCAAACGCTTGAAAACAATCTAAAAGAATCAaatcaaaatgaaaaagaGCTGATGCTTTCAGTGCAAAATGATCAGATTAAATACCAAGGAATTAGTAACCAGCTAAAGGAAGCGCTCAAAGAGAACCAACAGCTTATAA ACATCTTGCAACAAAAAACTAATGATCAGGACACTTCTCGTACTAATTCTCAAGTTGATTTGAGCTCGTCTTGTTCCACAATGAGTATAGTCCATTTACAGTATAA GTACGAAGAACTTTTGACTAACCACCACGGATTGTTAAAACTTCTCGACATAAAAAgcgaagaaattaaaaaagtgcatGAAGAGAATGTTCGTCTGAAAACAGAAATTGAGCAACTCAGGCAAAATCTCTTAGAAACTGAAGAAAACCTGGAAAATCTTGAGTCGAAATTTTACAGAatgaaagaaaagaaaaacgaAAAG ataaataagttaaaagcGCACAAAGAGACTTTACAAATGGTTCACAATCAGTTGGTTAATGTACTGGATAATCAGTGTATGGAAAAAGATAGTGTTATGTCAGATGAAATCAAGAATTGTCGAGATTCTGAAAAGGCCTTATTGTTACAAGAA ATACGCAAAAACAACATGTTGGCTTATGAAAATTTCCAACTTAATCAACAAGTGGAACTTCTACAATCAGTTTTGCGTGCCcaaaagaaaaatgctaagTAG
- the LOC658612 gene encoding uncharacterized protein LOC658612 isoform X2, producing MYNVKGPSKIVAKTTRRGISQKMDNIREYTRNKSVENEDNELPAFRVPRPVFHNKKSVSHQLHRQEVISPQHEEIIKFINDSWNKVCAEISQDSDGCASPKSDQSIYYEDEPLILEGFKPFDLESWWGKRLYACITGSTNGKN from the exons ATGTATAATGTAAAAGGGCCCAGCAAAATTGTTGCCAAAACTACAAGACGAG GCATTTCACAGAAAATGGATAATATCCGCGAATATACACGGAATAAATCGGTGGAGAATGAAGACAATGAACTGCCGGC TTTTAGGGTACCTAGACCAGTGTTTCACAACAAAAAATCAGTCTCACATCAGCTGCACAGACAGGAAGTTATATCACCACAACAtgaagaaattataaaatttatcaacGATT CTTGGAACAAGGTTTGTGCAGAAATAAGCCAAGATTCTGATGGTTGTGCTAGCCCTAAAA GTGATCAGTCAATTTATTATGAAGATGAGCCTCTGATTTTGGAGGGGTTTAAGCCATTTGATCTGGAATCGTGGTGGGGCAAACGTCTTTATGCATGCATTACTGGTTCAACAAATGGGAAAAACTAA
- the LOC658612 gene encoding MAPK regulated corepressor interacting protein 2 isoform X3: MYNVKGPSKIVAKTTRRGISQKMDNIREYTRNKSVENEDNELPAVPRPVFHNKKSVSHQLHRQEVISPQHEEIIKFINDSWNKVCAEISQDSDGCASPKSDQSIYYEDEPLILEGFKPFDLESWWGKRLYACITGSTNGKN; this comes from the exons ATGTATAATGTAAAAGGGCCCAGCAAAATTGTTGCCAAAACTACAAGACGAG GCATTTCACAGAAAATGGATAATATCCGCGAATATACACGGAATAAATCGGTGGAGAATGAAGACAATGAACTGCCGGC GGTACCTAGACCAGTGTTTCACAACAAAAAATCAGTCTCACATCAGCTGCACAGACAGGAAGTTATATCACCACAACAtgaagaaattataaaatttatcaacGATT CTTGGAACAAGGTTTGTGCAGAAATAAGCCAAGATTCTGATGGTTGTGCTAGCCCTAAAA GTGATCAGTCAATTTATTATGAAGATGAGCCTCTGATTTTGGAGGGGTTTAAGCCATTTGATCTGGAATCGTGGTGGGGCAAACGTCTTTATGCATGCATTACTGGTTCAACAAATGGGAAAAACTAA
- the LOC103314553 gene encoding putative autophagy-related protein 11, with protein sequence MDLLETTLKVIENLSVVRENLSSYELNLKQCEEYINQLKESLQETQSENIQNLEILEINNLTKNAFNENCRLVKKLFGQVYDYAQEIENKLNKILQEENALNESFNENSERIQRLENTFINETKLLGILEKDVGDKVAKESLEIESTISNIKTEQKQYEELWRDVMDEFENKQKTLQTIKLETEMLQDKVDTENHQVETLAQENRKTNLNLFEEIKDEIIKKDRLLESETEEVLILSHKCKEIFKSKEEFIQKQADMRKTLELLNVKCMNTEVCLRATEAENKKRIELLHLDIDSKTKIINDKENELLACEEKIKTLNDEVEHITSKIAALENELHSLSGHANENEKKIAEEVNNPYNSQEIDSLTNKSMELRELLSKCEEEIREKENELNVIKTVPSLELSEIKSKMQQLELESAENIELKQAIEEKVLDNKNLQQAAESHQIALKEFEMKKIQLNADNELCQQEMKNLILQCDNIEKEIQRLEASKQKSIKITPTPPPKSLTPKRMPTPPKRKRKIDNESDSDVDGERLSYGEFMSKKTNNSKQKW encoded by the exons ATGGATCTTCTAGAGACCACGTTAAAAGTGATcgaaaatttg AGTGTTGTGCGTGAAAACTTGAGCTCctacgaattaaatttaaagcaatgCGAAGAATACATAAATCAGCTGAAAGAAAGCTTGCAAGAAACGCAGTCAGAAAACATACAAAACTTGGAAATATTGGAAATTAACAACTTGACCAAAAATGCCTTTAACGAAAATTGCAGATTggtgaaaaaactttttggtCAAGTGTATGATTACGCTCAGGAAAtcgaaaataaattgaataagATTTTGCAAGAAGAAAATGCATTAAATGAGtcttttaatgaaaactctgAGCGCATCCAACGATTAGAAAACACATTTATCAATGAAACTAAACTGTTGGGGATTTTGGAAAAGGATGTGGGCGATAAAGTGGCAAAAGAATCTCTTGAAATAGAAAGCACCATCAGTAACAtcaaaactgaacaaaaacaaTACGAGGAGTTGTGGAGAGATGTTATGGATGAGTTCGAAAACAAGCAAAAGACGCTTCAGACAATTAAGCTGGAAACTGAGATGTTACAAGATAAAGTAGATACGGAAAATCATCAGGTGGAAACACTTGCTCAAGAAAATAGAAAGACAAACTTAAATCTATTTGAAGAGATAAAAGACGAAATCATCAAAAAGGACAG ATTGCTTGAGTCGGAGACGGAAGAAGTCCTAATTTTGTCGCACAAATGTaaggaaatatttaaaagtaaagAAGAGTTTATACAAAAACAAGCTGATATGCGGAAGACTTTAGAATTACTGAACGTGAAATGTATGAACACAGAAGTCTGTTTAAGAGCAACTGAggcagaaaataaaaaacgaattgAGCTTTTACATTTGGATATtgattcaaaaactaaaattataaatgacaaGGAAAATGAACTTTTGGCGTGtgaggaaaaaataaaaacattaaacgaC GAAGTGGAACATATCACATCAAAAATTGCGGCACTTGAGAATGAGCTTCATTCACTTTCAGGTCATGCTAATGAgaacgagaaaaaaattgccgaAGAAGTAAATAATCCATACAATTCACAAGAGATTGATAGTTTAACAAACAAATCAATGGAGTTACGAGAATTGCTATCAAAGTGCGAAGAGGAAATTCGTGAAAAAGAAAATGAGCTTAACGTAATAAAGACAGTTCCCAGTTTGGAGTTATCCGAAATCAAGAGTAAAATGCAACAGCTGGAACTGGAATCTGCTGAAAACATTGAACTAAAGCAGGCTATTGAAGAAAAGGTATTGGATAATAAAAATCTGCAACAAGCTGCTGAAAGCCACcaaattgctttaaaagaGTTTGAAATGAAAAAGATTCAATTGAACGCTGACAACGAACTGTGTCAGCAAGAAATGAAAAACCTGATCTTGCAATGTGACAATATTGAGAAGGAAATTCAGCGACTTGAAGCTTCGAAACAAAAAAGTATCAAAATAACTCCCACACCTCCTCCTAAGTCTTTGACGCCCAAACGAATGCCAACTCCACCTAAACGCAAACGTAAAATTGATAATGAAAGCGACAGTGACGTAGACGGCGAGAGACTGAGTTATGGAGAATTCATgtccaagaaaacaaataattcaaaacaaaaatggtaa
- the IleRS-m gene encoding isoleucine--tRNA ligase, mitochondrial, producing MILRLILRQKRHVNFCYYCTQNEKKNKYSSTIFLPKTKFPLRLENKKLVERDEKITTIAEFDQLYKWQRSYLSEPEFVLHDGPPYANGKLHMGHALNKILKDTILRYHILKGHKVHYVPGWDCHGLPIELKALSKPGAEALEIRSKARSFAKNTIKDQKTIFQSWGVMGDWNNHYATYNPDYVKIQLKLFNKLYQKNLIYRDFKPIYWSPSSRTALAEAELEYNEHHTSKSVFVRLKVNQFPNRSNEQVYALVWTTTPWTLPANQTVCYNPTLQYCLVKNSKDNCLYIIASDLQANLSETLNTELEKVENFSSETLSHLTYVHPIYKDRNMRFVPSSHATSSKGTGLVHTAPAHGPEDFLVALNEKMQIENLVNDLGCYNTNAGKELEGKFVLEDGTEKVLQMIKEDIVHLHDYVHSYPYDWRTKKPVIIRASQQWFLDTDSIKNRAIDLLENVEIIPKVNSQMYKRNLVNQIQKRPYWCISRQRKWGVPIPVFFNKSNDEVLISEDLIRHFCVLIDNHGTDFWWQIPTKHLIPEELRNGLQIDQIEKGQDILDIWFDSGISWAKALEGDKVADMYLEGVDQFTGWFQSSLLTSVALRDKAPYKTIYVHGFVVDEKGMKMSKSVGNIVDPLDIVQGTKNKKAYGVDTLRWWVACHANQDALAHISNNVLQASADELHKIRSVIRFSLGCLYDYQHSSVDYKNLSLLDKYMLHLLYLFHEQALEAINDYRFQQICKSVINLLTNPVSALYYNGIKDRLYCDPLDSISRKSSQFVLLQIFEIVTQAIGPIVPHFVEEMFLHLPHKNGKTYFTSTHSKAETCWKNDVVDKVMEVILNIKKEINKEIGAGTQNTVVKIAFSPKIEKLILETTTNGDIQTELENIFQVSEVQLTKVDITSDYKLELSKSLRFPCARCRRVQSECENELCERCNRVIKNLTKTAVSN from the exons ATGATTTTGCGATTAATTTTGCGACAAAAAAGACATgtgaatttttgttattactgcacacaaaatgaaaagaaaaacaagtacagtagtacaatatttttgccaaaaaccaAATTTCCATTGAGGTTagagaacaaaaaattggtgGAACGTGACGAAAAAATTACTACT ATTGCCGAATTTGATCAGTTGTACAAGTGGCAAAGAAGTTACTTATCGGAGCCTGAGTTTGTTTTACACGATGGACCCCCATACGCAAACGGAAAGCTGCACATGGGGCATGCTCTTAATAAA ATTCTTAAAGATACAATTTTGAGATATCATATTTTAAAAGGGCACAAGGTCCACTATGTGCCAGGGTGGGATTGTCATGGGCTACcaattgaattaaaagcacTATCAAAACCTGGCGCAGAAGCATTAGAAATTAGATCTAAAG CTAggagttttgcaaaaaacactATAAAggaccaaaaaactatttttcaaTCATGGGGAGTAATGGGTGATTGGAATAACCATTATGCCACTTATAATCCTGATTACGTTAAAATacaattgaaattatttaacaaactcTATCAAAAGAACCTCATTTATAGAGATTTTAAACCCATTTATTGGTCACCTTCATCAAG AACAGCTTTAGCTGAAGCTGAACTGGAATATAATGAACATCATACAAGCAAAAGTGTTTTCGTTAGATTAAAAGTAAACCAGTTTCCTAACAGAAGCAATGAGCA gGTTTACGCCTTAGTTTGGACAACAACTCCATGGACATTACCGGCAAACCAAACAGTTTGTTATAATCCAACTTTACAGTAttgtttagtaaaaaattccaaagaCAATTGTCTTTATATTATAGCCTCCGATTTGCAAGCAAATCTGAGTGAAACTTTAAATACTGAACTAGAAAAAGTGGAAAACTTCTCGAGTGAAACTTTGTCACATTTAACATACGTTCACCCAATTTATAAAGACAGAAACATGAGATTTGTACCATCATCGCACGCTACGTCAAGTAAAGGCACAGGTCTGGTACATACAGCACCTGCTCACGGCCCTGAAGATTTTCTCGTAGCTCTgaatgaaaaaatgcaaatt gaaaatcTAGTGAATGATCTAGGGTGCTACAATACCAATGCTGGTAAAGAACTTGAGGGAAAGTTTGTGCTAGAAGACGGAACAGAAAAAGTTTTACAAATGATTAAAGAGGATATTGTTCATTTACACGATTATGTGCACAGTTACCCGTATGATTGGCGAACGAAAAAACCAGTCATTATCAGGGCTAGTCAGCAGTGGTTTCTGGATACAGATTCCATAAAAAATAGAGCAATT GACTTGTTGGAAAATGTTGAAATTATTCCGAAGGTCAACAGCCAAATGTATAAACGCAACTTGGTAAATCAGATACAAAAACGGCCGTATTGGTGTATCAGCAGACAAAGAAAGTGGGGAGTTCCAATTCCGGTCTTCTTCAATAAATCAAATGATGAGGTTTTGATTAGCGA ggATTTAATTCGGCATTTTTGCGTGCTGATAGACAATCACGGAACCGACTTTTGGTGGCAAATACCAACAAAACATCTAATTCCGGAGGAATTACGAAATGGGCTTCAAATCGACCAAATCGAAAAAGGACAA GATATTTTGGATATTTGGTTTGATAGTGGAATATCTTGGGCTAAGGCTCTTGAAGGCGACAAAGTTGCTGACATGTACTTGGAAGGGGTGGACCAGTTTACAGGGTGGTTTCAGTCTTCTCTACTCACATCTGTAGCTTTGAGAGATAAGGCCCCTTATAAAACCATTTACGTGCACGGGTTTGTTGTTGATGAAAAAGGAATGAAGATGTCCAAGTCTGTTGGCAATATTGTTGATCCTTTAGATATCGTTCaaggaacaaaaaataaaaaggccTATGGGGTTGATACGCTAAG ATGGTGGGTGGCGTGCCATGCCAACCAAGATGCACTTGCTCACATCAGCAACAATGTCTTGCAAGCAAGTGCCGAcgaattacataaaattagaAGCGTTATTAGATTCTCATTGGGATGCTTGTATGATTACCAGCATTCGAGTGTGGATTACAAAAACTTATCGTTGTTGGATAAATACATGTTGCATTTGTTGTACTTATTTCACGAACAA GCACTTGAAGCAATTAACGATTATAGATTCCAACAAATTTGCAAGTCTGTTATAAACCTATTAACTAATCCAGTATCAGCTCTTTATTACAACGGAATTAAGGATCGTCTATATTGCGACCCGCTTGATAGCATTTCGCGCAAATCATCTCAGTtcgttttgttacaaatttttgaaattgtgaCTCAAGCGATCGGGCCAATCGTACCACACTTTGTTGAAGAAATGTTCCTACACTTGCCCCATAAAAATGGGAAAACGTATTTCACTTCAACTCACAGTAAAGCCGAGACTTGCTGGAAAAATGACGTTGTGGACAAAGTAATGGAAGTTATTTTAAAcatcaaaaaagaaattaacaaaGAAATAGGTGCGGGCACACAAAATACAGTAGTTAAAATCGCTTTTTCGCCAAAAATCGAGAAACTTATTCTA GAAACGACAACAAATGGTGATATTCAAACTGAAttagaaaacatttttcaagtgTCTGAAGTTCAACTGACTAAAGTTGACATAACAAGTGATTATAAACTCGAATTGTCTAAAAGTTTGCGATTTCCGTGTGCACGGTGTAGGCGAGTGCAATCCGAGTGCGAAAATGAATTATGTGAACGCTGTAATCGCGTGataaaaaacttaacaaaaacTGCAGTTTCTAActaa
- the Vps45 gene encoding vacuolar protein sorting-associated protein 45, with protein MNLIAAVKAYVTKMTEESEPGMKILLMDKETTSVISMVYGQSEIQQKEVFLLERLDSPNQSNSLGLRYLKCLVFLRPTQENIGLLCNELRYPKYGAYYIYFSNIVAKADIKILAEHDEQEVVKEVQELYMDYLAVNPHLFSIGLPTCMNSLSWNPTALQRTVQGIVAVLLSLKKSPAIRYQANSKLCKDLGTRIDEVMNKESSLFAFGQNSHPLLLILDRRDDPMTPLLNQWTYQAMVHELLTINNNRVNLSGIPGVGKELSEVVLSAEQDPFYAKNIFLNYGEIGQNIKQLMDQFQAKAKSHQKIESIADMKNFVEAYPQFKKLSGNVTKHVTVVGELSSMVNKYHLLDVSEIEQEISSHNDHSSHLQSIKKLINNDKVRNTDIAKLVMLYALRYQNHSNNDVVGLIELLKKRGVSERLIKNIVNILEYAGSHARQSDFLNVENALQSTKRFFKGLSGVDNVYTQHKPLIHETLEELVKGRLKDSLYPYVGNHFLNGRPQDIIIFMVGGTTYEESLTVHSFNKSNPSFNIALGGTTIHNSTSFLAEVEQATRNLPRKHTRNIRNVRFD; from the coding sequence ATGAACCTAATAGCAGCAGTAAAGGCATATGTCACCAAAATGACCGAAGAGAGCGAACCCGGAATGAAAATCTTATTAATGGACAAGGAGACAACCAGTGTCATCAGTATGGTTTACGGCCAGTCTGAAATTCAGCAAAAAGAGGTTTTCCTGCTCGAGAGATTGGATTCACCAAACCAGAGCAATTCGTTGGGGCTGCGCTATCTAAAATGTTTAGTCTTCCTCCGCCCCACGCAGGAAAACATTGGGTTATTGTGTAATGAATTGCGTTATCCCAAGTACGGCGCTTACTACATCTACTTCAGCAACATTGTGGCCAAAGCTGACATCAAGATTTTAGCTGAACATGATGAGCAAGAAGTTGTTAAGGAAGTTCAGGAGTTGTACATGGATTATTTAGCTGTGAACCCTCATCTGTTTTCAATAGGTTTACCAACTTGCATGAACAGTCTGTCTTGGAACCCTACAGCTCTCCAAAGAACAGTTCAAGGAATTGTTGCTGTTCTCCTCTCATTGAAGAAGAGTCCAGCAATCAGATATCAAGCCAATTCAAAGCTTTGCAAAGACCTTGGAACACGAATTGACGAAGTTATGAATAAAGAATCGTCATTGTTTGCGTTCGGCCAAAACAGCCACCCTTTGTTGCTCATTTTGGACCGAAGAGATGACCCAATGACTCCTCTCCTAAACCAGTGGACATATCAAGCTATGGTACATGAACTATTAACAATCAATAATAATCGCGTCAACTTATCGGGAATCCCTGGAGTCGGTAAAGAATTATCTGAAGTGGTTTTATCAGCAGAACAGGACCCATTTTatgccaaaaatatttttctgaattaCGGCGAAATTGGACAGAATATCAAACAACTAATGGATCAGTTCCAAGCCAAAGCCAAGAGCcaccaaaaaattgaaagtatCGCGGATATGAAGAATTTTGTTGAAGCTTATCCACAATTTAAGAAACTCTCAGGAAACGTTACTAAACATGTGACAGTCGTTGGTGAGTTAAGTTCAATGGTCAATAAATACCACCTACTTGATGTGTCTGAAATTGAGCAGGAGATTTCCTCACATAATGACCACTCATCACATTTGCAAAGCATCAAGAAGCTAATAAACAATGATAAAGTTAGAAATACAGATATTGCAAAATTAGTGATGCTTTATGCGTTACGCTATCAAAATCACAGCAACAATGACGTGGTGGGACTTATTGAATTGCTAAAAAAGAGAGGAGTTTCCGAACGTCTTATTAAGAATATTGTCAATATATTGGAATATGCGGGTTCACACGCTAGACAAAGTGATTTTCTCAACGTGGAAAACGCCCTTCAAAGCACGAAGCGGTTCTTTAAGGGATTAAGTGGAGTTGATAATGTATACACGCAACATAAACCTTTAATCCATGAAACCCTTGAAGAATTGGTTAAGGGACGATTGAAAGACAGCCTTTATCCCTACGTTGGAAATCATTTTCTCAACGGGAGACCTCAAGACATCATCATTTTTATGGTCGGAGGCACAACCTACGAGGAGTCTTTAACTGTACATTCCTTCAACAAAAGTAATCCGAGCTTTAATATTGCTCTTGGAGGCACAACAATCCATAATTCTACGAGCTTTTTAGCTGAAGTTGAACAAGCTACGAGAAATCTACCCAGAAAACATACCAGAAATATCCGTAATGTTAGATTTGACTAA